A window from Theropithecus gelada isolate Dixy chromosome 1, Tgel_1.0, whole genome shotgun sequence encodes these proteins:
- the LOC112625113 gene encoding uncharacterized protein LOC112625113 → MAASRPDRATAAAARGSEVSGEGGKRCPSPRRRSPITLAQNLPHTHTPLLRSPGRVGAAPALLRSRAMQRPRHGGGEGEACVTENGARAKRGHKQDGGHAVCTVSAFPLPLPWRLDSQYRAARRSAAA, encoded by the coding sequence ATGGCGGCGAGCAGGCCGGACCGAGCTACAGCAGCGGCCGCGCGAGGAAGTGAGGTCTCTGGCGAAGGCGGGAAGCGCTGCCCCTCCCCCCGTCGCCGCTCCCCTATCACCCTCGCACAGAACCTCCCGCACACTCACACGCCTCTGCTCAGGAGTCCAGGAAGAGTAGGAGCCGCCCCCGCGCTCCTTCGGAGTCGGGCAATGCAGAGGCCCAGGCACGGCGGAGGGGAGGGGGAAGCGTGCGTCACGGAGAACGGAGCGCGCGCGAAGCGGGGGCACAAGCAAGATGGCGGCCACGCCGTTTGCACCGTCTCCGcttttcccctccccctcccctggcGCCTGGACTCCCAGTATCGTGCAGCGCGCAGAAGCGCTGCTGCTTGA